In one Cyprinus carpio isolate SPL01 chromosome B2, ASM1834038v1, whole genome shotgun sequence genomic region, the following are encoded:
- the si:ch211-162e15.3 gene encoding protein NCBP2AS2 → MVLRRIFHALINNAQVVEKLSESRPIRRAAQITAFAIAKAQIAGKDASTKLLRSDTVRQIREETSKMPRDVEELGRRATRLRDTFVKEVKEGMRDANKRIKDNK, encoded by the coding sequence ATGGTGCTGCGGCGGATCTTTCATGCTTTGATAAATAACGCTCAAGTGGTGGAGAAGCTCTCGGAGTCTCGACCTATCAGACGCGCGGCGCAGATCACGGCCTTCGCCATCGCTAAAGCACAGATCGCCGGGAAAGACGCCTCGACCAAGCTGCTCAGATCCGACACTGTCCGCCAGATACGTGAGGAGACGTCAAAGATGCCCAGGGATGTGGAAGAGTTGGGTCGGAGAGCTACTAGACTGCGGGATACGTTTGTAAAGGAAGTGAAAGAGGGGATGAGAGACGCCAACAAACGGATAAAAGACAATAAGTGA